The nucleotide window TGCTGAAGAAAGAAGCCCAAGCGATCCTCCAGGTGATGGAGCGTCTCGGGCCGGGCTTTGATGACGTTGTGTCTACCATAAACAAGTGCTGCGGAAGAGTAGTCTTTACAGGCATCGGCAAGTCAGGATTGATCGCAAAGAAAATAGCTTCAACCTTTTCCAGCATCGGCATACCGGCAATCTTTCTGCACCCTGCGGATTCTTTGCATGGCGATTTGGGGATGATACGGAACGGAGACGTTTTCTTCATCATCTCATACAGTGGGGAGACGGAAGAGGTCGTGAAGATGCTCCCATGGATAAAAAGAATGGACGTTCCGGTGCTCGTCATAACAGGCTGCCCAGGATCAACCATTGCGAGTTACGGCGATTATGTGCTCGATGTAAAGGTGGAAGAGGCATGTCCTTACAACATTGTCCCTACCTCCAGCACAACAGCGACGCTGGCGCTGGGTGACGCAATCGCTGTTGCACTCATGAAAGAGAGGAACTTCAGAGCGGAGGATTTCGCGCTGCTCCATCCGGGAGGAAGCTTGGGGCGCAGGCTTTTGCTCAAGGTTGAGGACCTGATGCACACGGGTGACGCATTGCCGATGGTGCACGAGGACGCCACGATGCGGCACGTTATTCTCGAGGTAACTTCCAAGCGACTCGGCGTAAGCGGCGTGTTCAACGGAGCTGGGGAGCTATCGGGAATCATAACCGATGGCGATTTGAGGAGGGCGCTGGAGCGGTACAATAACATGCTGGAGAAGAAGGCCAGCGACGTGATGACACGCAACCCCAAAGGAATCCAGAAAGATGCTCTGGCAGCCTATGCCTTGAAGAAAATGGAAGAGTTTTCGATAACGTCCCTGTTTGTATTTGAGGGGCCTGCGGATAAGAGGCCTGTGGGACTCATCCATATTCACGATCTGCTCAAGGCAAAGATCGTATGAGGATAGATGAATCAAAGAAGTCTAGCGGGCTATATCGCCTCCGGATTCGCAGTCGGCATTCTTCTATATTCTGCCTACTTTTTCGTTAAGAGACCGGAACGACCCATCACGCACGTTGTCGAAGAAGAGAAGCGGGTAATCGTTTTCCGCGATGTACGCTATTCAGGAGAAAAGAAGGGTGCGGTTGATTGGGAACTGCGGGCTAAGGTTGCAAGAAAATATATCGATAAACCACTAGTGGAATTGGAGGATATCGATGGTTCTTACAAGCCGAGACCCGACACCGTTGTATTGTTCAAAGGCAGTAAAGGGGATCTCGATACGGAAGCCGAAAAGGGAAAAATGGAGGACGTGGAGATTACCTACAAGGATGAATATACGGTCAAGAGCAAGAGTATGGACTTTGATTTCAAAAGCTCAAGAGTATCAAGCAGGAGCGCTGTTGATCTGAAAGGGAAAAAATTGACCATGCAGGGGCTTGGCATGGTAGCGGATACCGATAAGCAGGTGGTGCATATCGAGAAGGACGTACGTGGAACGGTCCAGACGGAGACACGTCGTTTCAACTTCTCGTCGGACCGTTTTTCTTATGATGTTAAACAGAACGTCTACACATTTGAAGGCAGTGTCGCGGTTAAGGGAGAAGATATGACCCTTTTCTGTGATAGGATAGATGTAACAAGCACAGGAGATACCGTTGACAAGCTGGATGCGCGTGGCAACGTCGTACTCAACGCAAAGGGCACGCTTGCGAAAAGCGGCAGAGCAGTATATTATTTTAAGGATGACAAGGTCACGCTTGAAGATTCACCGAGGGTTAGCAGAGATAAGGTGGATATGGAAGGCGAAAAGATCGTTTACAGCCTCTCGTCTGGAAAATTTTCGGTTGAGCGGCCGAAGATGAAAATACAACGGTGAACGTGCAATCAATCCTTAAGGCTCAAGAGCTTTCAAAATCATTCGGCGCAAGGCGAGTGGTGAATGATGTGAGCTTTGACGTCAAGACAGGTGAGATCGTGGGTCTCTTCGGACCCAACGGCGCTGGCAAGACAACCACTTTTTATACTGTTGTGGGTTTTTTGAGGCCGGATGCGGGCAAGACTCTCCTTGACGATGAAGAGATCACATCCCTCCCCATGTTCATGAGGGCGAGAAAAGGTATCACGTATTTGCCGCAGGAGCCTTCCATCTTCAAGAAACTGAGCGTCGCAGATAATCTCAAGTCTGTGATGGAATTCCATGAGGCGGACCACGAGGTGATTGAGCACAAGGTCCAGGAGCTGCTGGAATCCTTCAAGCTGGACCACCTTGCCCCTAACAATGCAGACCTCTTATCGGGTGGCGAACGGCGGCGGTTGGAAGTGGCCCGGG belongs to Syntrophorhabdales bacterium and includes:
- a CDS encoding KpsF/GutQ family sugar-phosphate isomerase: MSSELLKAGREVLKKEAQAILQVMERLGPGFDDVVSTINKCCGRVVFTGIGKSGLIAKKIASTFSSIGIPAIFLHPADSLHGDLGMIRNGDVFFIISYSGETEEVVKMLPWIKRMDVPVLVITGCPGSTIASYGDYVLDVKVEEACPYNIVPTSSTTATLALGDAIAVALMKERNFRAEDFALLHPGGSLGRRLLLKVEDLMHTGDALPMVHEDATMRHVILEVTSKRLGVSGVFNGAGELSGIITDGDLRRALERYNNMLEKKASDVMTRNPKGIQKDALAAYALKKMEEFSITSLFVFEGPADKRPVGLIHIHDLLKAKIV
- the lptC gene encoding LPS export ABC transporter periplasmic protein LptC; its protein translation is MNQRSLAGYIASGFAVGILLYSAYFFVKRPERPITHVVEEEKRVIVFRDVRYSGEKKGAVDWELRAKVARKYIDKPLVELEDIDGSYKPRPDTVVLFKGSKGDLDTEAEKGKMEDVEITYKDEYTVKSKSMDFDFKSSRVSSRSAVDLKGKKLTMQGLGMVADTDKQVVHIEKDVRGTVQTETRRFNFSSDRFSYDVKQNVYTFEGSVAVKGEDMTLFCDRIDVTSTGDTVDKLDARGNVVLNAKGTLAKSGRAVYYFKDDKVTLEDSPRVSRDKVDMEGEKIVYSLSSGKFSVERPKMKIQR
- the lptB gene encoding LPS export ABC transporter ATP-binding protein, yielding MNVQSILKAQELSKSFGARRVVNDVSFDVKTGEIVGLFGPNGAGKTTTFYTVVGFLRPDAGKTLLDDEEITSLPMFMRARKGITYLPQEPSIFKKLSVADNLKSVMEFHEADHEVIEHKVQELLESFKLDHLAPNNADLLSGGERRRLEVARALMLTPRFILLDEPFSGIDPISVADLKRVVTGLKRRGIGVLLSDHNVRDSLPICDRAYIMSEGKIILEGDPSQIVNNKVVREVYLGEEFYLDVGT